One segment of Pyrococcus sp. ST04 DNA contains the following:
- the eif1A gene encoding translation initiation factor eIF-1A, whose translation MPKKDRKVEGEEVIRVPLPEGNQLFGVVEQALGAGWMDVRCEDGKIRRCRIPGKLRRRVWIRVGDLVIVQPWPVQSDKRGDIVYRYTQTQVDWLLRKGKISQEFLTGGSLLLE comes from the coding sequence ATGCCTAAGAAGGATAGGAAGGTTGAAGGTGAGGAAGTTATAAGGGTTCCCCTTCCAGAGGGAAACCAGTTATTCGGGGTTGTTGAGCAAGCACTTGGAGCTGGCTGGATGGATGTTAGATGTGAGGATGGGAAAATAAGGAGATGCAGAATCCCAGGGAAACTTAGGAGAAGAGTGTGGATAAGGGTCGGGGATTTGGTTATAGTGCAACCTTGGCCAGTTCAGAGCGACAAGAGGGGAGACATAGTCTATAGATACACCCAGACTCAGGTGGATTGGCTTTTGAGGAAAGGAAAAATCAGTCAGGAGTTCTTAACTGGAGGCTCTCTCCTCCTGGAGTAG
- the sppA gene encoding signal peptide peptidase SppA has translation MSNSVWKYVSFILMLILALSIVTNALLYIQIGEIKSQQKEIVVPASNLTENKTLSLKIQELKREIEFLRSLVATKSKGGNMSIAIVPIFGPIDNYMALNIVKIIREIRDNSSIGGVLLWIESPGGYVGPVRVIYEELKKLSYVKPIVAYTGSYADSGAYYIACAAEKIIADPLAEVGSIGVLYVHFNAEEYYKMNGIKVEVFKTGPYKDMGADWRGLTPEERRIIKDQIETYFNEFLEVVSEGRNMSINETRKFANGLAWFAKDVNGTLVDELGDLDSAIRELLKLMNVTSANVVMYSTPPENFEITESSSLYMPAKYVYGYIRR, from the coding sequence ATGTCGAATAGTGTTTGGAAGTATGTCTCGTTTATTCTCATGCTTATCCTAGCGCTCTCCATAGTAACCAATGCCCTACTATACATTCAGATAGGAGAGATAAAGTCCCAACAAAAAGAGATAGTAGTCCCCGCTTCAAATTTAACTGAAAACAAAACGCTTTCCTTAAAAATTCAAGAGCTAAAGAGGGAGATAGAATTTTTACGCTCTTTAGTGGCTACTAAATCTAAAGGAGGGAACATGTCAATAGCTATAGTACCAATATTTGGACCAATTGACAACTACATGGCTTTGAATATTGTCAAGATAATAAGAGAGATAAGAGATAACTCCTCGATAGGCGGAGTCCTCCTTTGGATAGAAAGCCCAGGAGGATACGTTGGGCCAGTAAGGGTGATATACGAAGAACTTAAGAAGCTCAGCTATGTTAAGCCAATAGTTGCATATACAGGTAGTTACGCCGATTCTGGGGCCTACTATATTGCATGTGCTGCTGAAAAGATAATAGCAGACCCGCTGGCAGAGGTTGGTAGCATAGGTGTTCTATATGTGCACTTTAACGCTGAAGAGTACTATAAGATGAATGGAATAAAGGTGGAAGTATTCAAGACAGGCCCCTACAAAGACATGGGAGCAGACTGGAGGGGACTAACCCCAGAAGAGAGGAGAATAATAAAAGACCAGATAGAGACGTACTTTAATGAATTCTTGGAAGTTGTGTCAGAAGGAAGGAATATGAGCATCAACGAGACAAGAAAATTCGCAAATGGTTTAGCCTGGTTTGCAAAAGATGTCAATGGAACGTTGGTAGATGAACTCGGAGATTTAGATTCAGCTATTAGAGAGCTGTTAAAGCTAATGAACGTTACGAGTGCGAATGTAGTTATGTACAGCACACCTCCAGAGAATTTTGAGATTACAGAAAGTTCTTCCCTATACATGCCAGCAAAATACGTATATGGATACATCAGGAGGTGA
- a CDS encoding PH1570 family protein: MQCEEKLEVFENGFKDEKFNVEIRVIGGDARKILAAIIYELYLPEYGPEYVYPFECAKEFWSVYIDSSEIQGEKVELKPIKFVSNQVRQKIEETIKDIEVPFEIELDKANVYKTKEGYLVVGSNFILDPKGRLFLFNKPSVAEMILKYIWKW, translated from the coding sequence ATGCAGTGTGAGGAAAAGCTGGAGGTGTTTGAAAACGGCTTTAAAGATGAGAAGTTTAATGTTGAGATTAGAGTTATAGGAGGGGATGCGAGGAAGATTTTGGCTGCAATAATCTACGAGTTATATCTTCCTGAATATGGCCCGGAATATGTCTACCCATTTGAATGTGCAAAGGAGTTCTGGAGTGTATACATTGATAGCTCTGAAATTCAGGGAGAAAAAGTAGAACTCAAGCCAATAAAATTCGTAAGCAACCAAGTTAGGCAGAAGATAGAGGAAACTATCAAGGACATTGAAGTTCCCTTTGAAATTGAGCTTGACAAGGCTAATGTATACAAAACCAAAGAAGGATACCTTGTTGTCGGCAGTAATTTCATTCTCGATCCAAAGGGAAGATTGTTCCTGTTTAACAAGCCTTCCGTTGCTGAGATGATACTAAAGTATATCTGGAAGTGGTGA
- a CDS encoding AI-2E family transporter — translation MEREKIVWIVLVLIIIFLVWKTLKELITPIVYGIAATYIVYPFYNRIRNKVGNPWAKFIISGIVTGFSILFLLGVTLWITDALKNLYIYLDSFFSWLGALRVPQALSAVFDAMATSFPEKLRDLLLKYTLSIPKLALQLIVFLAVFYATLSNADFLAEEIYSLLPSTNRRLGEKLIEKVKETVDAILKTWLFFSIMKGMFLAIGFYIFGLSNVAGAIAAGILCAILELLPVVGGWIMWVVGAIILWHRSPLLAILFSLYGITTISPLPDYTIKPKLTKHRAKVSSVVALVGIFGGIMAFGAVGIILGPIAIGLLFALIDAWKEIERPKRLSKAHHSQDV, via the coding sequence GTGGAAAGGGAAAAAATCGTTTGGATAGTTCTTGTTCTAATAATAATTTTCCTAGTCTGGAAAACTTTAAAGGAGCTGATCACTCCAATAGTTTACGGAATTGCAGCGACTTACATAGTGTACCCTTTTTATAATAGAATTAGAAACAAAGTTGGAAACCCGTGGGCCAAATTCATAATTTCTGGTATTGTTACTGGATTTTCAATTTTATTTCTCCTTGGGGTTACATTGTGGATAACTGACGCTCTAAAAAACCTCTACATATACTTAGACTCATTCTTTTCCTGGTTGGGGGCCCTAAGAGTTCCCCAAGCACTTTCTGCAGTATTTGATGCAATGGCTACTAGCTTTCCAGAAAAGCTTAGAGACCTCTTATTAAAATACACCCTTTCAATACCAAAACTGGCCCTTCAACTCATAGTATTTCTTGCCGTGTTCTATGCAACCCTGTCAAATGCTGACTTTTTAGCTGAGGAGATATATTCTCTCCTCCCATCTACTAACAGGAGATTAGGAGAAAAGTTAATTGAGAAAGTTAAGGAGACCGTTGATGCCATTCTAAAGACATGGTTATTCTTTAGCATAATGAAAGGCATGTTTTTGGCAATTGGGTTTTATATCTTTGGCCTAAGCAACGTTGCTGGGGCGATAGCGGCAGGAATATTATGCGCGATTCTTGAGTTACTTCCCGTAGTTGGTGGATGGATAATGTGGGTTGTTGGAGCGATAATATTATGGCATAGATCTCCACTATTGGCAATTCTATTTTCATTATATGGGATAACAACAATATCTCCCTTGCCCGATTACACTATAAAACCTAAACTTACAAAGCACAGAGCGAAAGTAAGCTCAGTCGTAGCTCTTGTTGGAATTTTTGGAGGAATTATGGCATTCGGTGCCGTTGGGATAATTCTAGGGCCAATAGCCATAGGACTCCTCTTTGCCTTAATAGATGCTTGGAAGGAGATAGAAAGACCTAAACGACTTTCCAAAGCTCATCACTCTCAGGACGTCTAA
- a CDS encoding AIR synthase family protein: protein MLAGKVPPEVLKDIVFKGLKGGHKVIIGPGVGIDAAAIDFGDYVLVASTDPITGAEERIGYYAVHVNANDVATFGAVPRWFLVTILLPEGADVDLVKSIMDEIKELTEKMDIAVIGGHTEVTPGLRKPIVVGTMLGEVEKENLVIPRPRPGNAIILTKGAGIEGTSIIAHEREDELVSVFGRSFVERAKAYIEEISVVKEALIAREFATAMHDPTEGGVANGLHEMADIGGLGFRIFSNKIIVREETKKICAFYDLDPLALISSGALLISVPRDHAKVLVERLLAHGISASIIGEFLAEKKRVIIENGIERPLRRPESDELWKVV from the coding sequence ATGCTTGCAGGTAAAGTTCCCCCCGAAGTATTGAAAGATATCGTTTTTAAGGGACTAAAAGGAGGTCACAAAGTTATAATAGGGCCTGGAGTTGGAATAGATGCCGCTGCAATAGATTTTGGGGATTATGTTCTCGTTGCATCGACAGATCCAATTACTGGGGCTGAAGAGAGAATCGGATATTACGCTGTTCATGTTAATGCTAACGATGTGGCAACTTTTGGAGCTGTACCTAGATGGTTTTTAGTGACGATATTACTTCCTGAAGGGGCTGACGTTGATCTGGTAAAGTCAATCATGGATGAAATTAAGGAACTCACGGAAAAGATGGACATAGCGGTGATTGGAGGCCATACCGAAGTAACTCCTGGACTCAGAAAGCCTATAGTTGTTGGAACTATGCTGGGAGAAGTTGAGAAGGAGAATCTAGTTATTCCAAGGCCAAGGCCAGGGAATGCAATTATCTTGACGAAGGGTGCCGGAATCGAGGGTACGTCTATAATTGCTCATGAAAGAGAAGATGAACTTGTTTCAGTATTTGGGAGGTCTTTCGTTGAAAGGGCAAAGGCCTACATAGAGGAGATTAGTGTTGTAAAGGAGGCGTTAATTGCTCGAGAGTTTGCGACTGCAATGCATGACCCCACAGAGGGGGGAGTAGCAAATGGGCTTCACGAAATGGCTGATATAGGAGGGCTAGGGTTTAGGATTTTCTCGAATAAAATTATTGTGAGAGAGGAGACAAAGAAAATCTGTGCATTCTATGATTTAGATCCCTTGGCCTTGATAAGTTCTGGAGCACTTCTAATCTCAGTTCCTAGGGATCATGCCAAAGTTCTTGTGGAGAGGTTGCTTGCCCATGGGATAAGTGCTAGTATAATTGGGGAGTTTCTCGCTGAGAAAAAGAGGGTAATAATTGAAAATGGAATTGAGAGACCGCTTAGACGTCCTGAGAGTGATGAGCTTTGGAAAGTCGTTTAG
- a CDS encoding damage-control phosphatase: MKVHYECLTCMANQCQKIAEMATNDLNLRREAMFLSARLLAREYHRDAIPAIAGSLIFLELYRFLGNDDPFREYKEKSRNIAKKVVEILRKKLLIDWKTAIKLAIIGNVIDFSVGFSPEDLEKDVEKMLYDKLYIDESEELLKTAKEAKIILYLTDNVGEHYFDMILIEKLKEVSDAEIYVAGKEGPIINDVTVEDLERDGFKEIAKVISTGTRIVGVPLGQVSEEFKEIFRRADLIIAKGQGNFETLSEIKDERIFFLLKAKCPAVARELRVPQGALVCKRNI, encoded by the coding sequence ATGAAAGTTCACTATGAATGTTTAACGTGCATGGCTAACCAATGTCAAAAAATCGCCGAAATGGCCACTAATGACTTGAATCTTAGAAGAGAGGCAATGTTTCTTTCAGCGAGACTGCTTGCAAGAGAGTATCATAGAGATGCCATTCCCGCCATAGCTGGAAGCTTAATATTCCTAGAACTCTATAGGTTCCTTGGAAATGACGACCCATTCAGAGAGTACAAAGAAAAGTCAAGAAATATTGCAAAGAAAGTTGTGGAAATACTCAGGAAAAAGCTGCTAATAGATTGGAAAACTGCAATAAAACTAGCGATAATTGGCAATGTAATAGACTTTTCGGTTGGTTTTTCTCCAGAAGACCTAGAAAAAGATGTAGAGAAAATGCTATATGACAAGTTATACATAGATGAGAGCGAAGAACTCCTTAAAACTGCGAAAGAAGCAAAAATAATCCTATATCTCACGGACAATGTGGGAGAACACTATTTTGACATGATACTAATTGAAAAGTTAAAGGAAGTCTCAGACGCTGAGATATATGTTGCCGGAAAAGAAGGGCCAATAATAAATGATGTAACCGTTGAAGACTTAGAAAGAGACGGATTCAAAGAGATAGCAAAAGTAATATCCACAGGAACCAGGATAGTTGGAGTCCCATTAGGCCAAGTTAGTGAAGAGTTTAAGGAGATTTTCAGAAGAGCCGATTTAATTATAGCTAAGGGTCAAGGAAACTTCGAAACACTAAGTGAAATTAAAGACGAGAGAATATTTTTCTTACTTAAGGCAAAATGCCCAGCCGTTGCAAGAGAGCTCAGGGTTCCACAAGGGGCACTCGTATGCAAAAGAAATATTTAA
- a CDS encoding PfkB family carbohydrate kinase codes for MKYAVIGNFTIDIINGKKRPGGGAYYSGLVLSKYAKVTVYAKIGPEYPEEWIRDIERYVKVIPFPADSTTSFELVYEGESRVLRVLSKGEQFTLRELNSIKERRVIVNPVSGEIRPEHLTVFKNPSLDVQGFVRELKDKVEIKNVDGSFLNNCNIVHASAEEYKALVNPGTPNILAVTNGSRGGVLKLRDGREIKFEPKRVHTENPTGAGDAFLALLVYGIDSFGIEEGLRFAIDETAKFLKLGLKNYLDRDDDASIG; via the coding sequence ATGAAGTATGCAGTTATAGGAAACTTTACCATAGATATTATTAACGGGAAGAAAAGACCTGGAGGAGGGGCCTATTACTCGGGATTAGTGCTCTCAAAGTATGCAAAAGTAACAGTTTATGCAAAAATAGGGCCAGAATATCCGGAGGAATGGATTAGGGATATCGAGAGGTATGTGAAAGTTATCCCATTTCCAGCTGACTCAACGACCTCCTTTGAACTTGTGTACGAAGGAGAGTCAAGGGTCTTGAGAGTTCTATCAAAAGGAGAACAATTCACCCTAAGAGAACTGAATAGCATCAAAGAGAGAAGAGTTATAGTAAACCCAGTTTCCGGAGAAATAAGACCGGAACACTTAACTGTATTCAAAAATCCCTCCCTCGATGTTCAAGGATTCGTAAGGGAGCTTAAGGATAAAGTCGAGATAAAAAACGTCGATGGGAGCTTCTTAAATAATTGTAATATTGTTCATGCATCTGCCGAGGAATATAAGGCCCTAGTCAATCCTGGAACACCAAACATATTGGCAGTGACCAACGGAAGTAGAGGGGGTGTTCTTAAACTTAGGGATGGAAGGGAAATTAAGTTCGAACCAAAGAGAGTACATACAGAAAACCCGACAGGAGCAGGTGATGCATTCTTAGCTCTTCTAGTTTATGGTATAGACTCCTTTGGTATAGAGGAGGGCCTAAGGTTTGCAATAGATGAAACAGCAAAATTCTTGAAACTTGGATTGAAAAATTATCTAGACCGCGATGATGACGCCTCGATTGGCTGA
- a CDS encoding NUDIX hydrolase codes for MNRYVLLIKAPKGTDISKFKEEVENLAKKYGLKAELHRCIGLTVDLIIIYNNGIVFVKRKNEPYKGYLALPGGFVEYGERVEEAAIREAKEETGLDVKLVRVVGVYSDPNRDPRGHTVTIAFLAIGSGQLKPGDDAKEAIVVPINEIEKIKDKLAFDHSKILEDALTLK; via the coding sequence ATGAACCGGTATGTTCTCCTAATTAAAGCCCCAAAAGGAACTGATATCTCAAAGTTTAAAGAGGAAGTTGAGAACTTAGCAAAGAAATATGGGTTAAAAGCTGAGCTTCACAGGTGTATAGGGTTAACAGTTGACTTAATAATAATCTACAACAACGGAATAGTTTTCGTAAAAAGAAAGAACGAGCCATACAAAGGGTATCTAGCGCTCCCTGGAGGCTTTGTTGAATATGGAGAGAGAGTTGAAGAAGCCGCGATAAGAGAGGCAAAGGAAGAAACAGGATTAGATGTGAAACTAGTTAGGGTAGTAGGGGTATATTCTGACCCCAACAGAGATCCTAGAGGTCACACCGTCACCATAGCTTTCCTTGCAATTGGAAGTGGTCAGCTCAAGCCAGGAGATGATGCAAAGGAGGCAATCGTTGTCCCAATAAATGAAATTGAAAAAATAAAAGATAAACTTGCGTTTGATCACTCAAAAATACTCGAAGATGCCCTCACCTTGAAATGA
- a CDS encoding Mrp/NBP35 family ATP-binding protein, whose translation MIDPRQLAISARLENVRRVIPVVSGKGGVGKSLISVTLALSLAKKGLKVGLLDLDFHGCSDHIILGFEPKEFPEEEKGVVPPLVHGIKFMTIAYYTENKPTPLRGKEISDALIELLTITRWDELDYLIIDMPPGMGDQFLDVLRFLKRGNFLIIATPSKLALNVVEKLIQLLKEENREILGVVENMKLDEEEDVKKIAEKYGVRYLAGIKFYPDLESKIGNVEELMKTEFAKEVEKVADVISR comes from the coding sequence ATGATTGATCCAAGACAGTTGGCCATATCTGCGAGGCTTGAAAACGTAAGAAGGGTAATCCCAGTAGTCAGCGGAAAGGGAGGGGTTGGTAAATCTTTAATCTCAGTTACTTTAGCATTGAGCCTGGCAAAGAAAGGGTTGAAAGTGGGGCTTTTAGATTTGGATTTTCATGGGTGTAGCGATCATATAATTCTAGGATTTGAGCCAAAGGAATTTCCTGAAGAGGAGAAGGGTGTTGTTCCACCCCTGGTTCACGGTATAAAGTTCATGACAATAGCCTACTATACGGAGAACAAGCCAACGCCCCTGCGCGGAAAGGAAATTAGTGATGCCCTAATCGAGTTGCTCACAATAACGAGATGGGATGAGTTGGATTACCTAATAATTGATATGCCTCCAGGGATGGGAGATCAGTTCCTTGATGTCTTAAGATTTCTGAAAAGGGGCAACTTTCTCATTATAGCAACGCCATCAAAGCTTGCCCTGAATGTAGTGGAAAAGCTGATACAGCTCCTAAAGGAAGAAAATAGAGAAATTCTTGGAGTGGTAGAAAACATGAAGCTTGATGAGGAGGAAGATGTTAAAAAGATAGCGGAGAAGTATGGAGTCAGGTATCTTGCTGGTATAAAGTTCTATCCAGACTTGGAGAGCAAGATTGGAAACGTTGAAGAGCTAATGAAAACGGAATTCGCCAAGGAAGTTGAAAAGGTGGCAGATGTCATTTCAAGGTGA
- the hypA gene encoding hydrogenase nickel incorporation protein HypA, with amino-acid sequence MHEWALADAIVRTVLDYAQKENASRVLAVKVVLGELQDVNADVVGFAMRELFKGTIAEGAEIIFEEEEAIFKCRSCGYEWKLKEVKDRLDERIREDIHFIPEVVHAFISCPRCGSHDFEVVKGRGVYIGGIKIEKEEGEE; translated from the coding sequence ATGCATGAGTGGGCTCTTGCTGATGCCATAGTAAGGACAGTTCTTGATTACGCTCAAAAGGAAAACGCTTCAAGGGTGCTCGCTGTTAAGGTAGTTCTTGGAGAACTGCAAGATGTTAACGCTGATGTTGTTGGGTTTGCGATGAGGGAGCTGTTTAAGGGAACGATAGCAGAAGGAGCAGAAATAATATTTGAAGAAGAGGAAGCGATTTTCAAATGCAGGAGCTGTGGATACGAATGGAAGCTAAAGGAGGTTAAAGACAGACTTGATGAGAGGATTAGAGAGGACATTCACTTTATTCCAGAAGTCGTTCATGCATTTATTTCCTGTCCGAGATGTGGAAGTCATGACTTCGAAGTTGTAAAGGGAAGGGGAGTTTACATTGGAGGAATAAAAATTGAGAAAGAGGAGGGAGAGGAATGA
- a CDS encoding M55 family metallopeptidase — protein sequence MRAFVSIDLEGLPYIVSREHLFVKGALYNEARKIATRIAKVVAEELHSNGFEEVIIADSHGPMVNVIPEEMPEFVSIVRGFPRPLSMVAFAKGSDIAVFLGYHAKAGTGYATFDHTYSGATIDKIEINGIEVSEFLMNAMLLGEWNIPVGLVAGDEALREDTKYTPWTEFIALKKASGRYSALSPAIKVIEENLREGVKRAVDKLKKNELKPLKVEKPVKVNVRFLNSAYAEVAELLPIVERTGGKEVQFSADSVEDAYKILEVLIFAAAGVSYITSR from the coding sequence ATGAGAGCATTTGTCTCCATAGACCTTGAAGGATTGCCATATATAGTAAGCAGGGAACATCTATTCGTCAAAGGAGCCCTTTATAACGAAGCTAGGAAGATAGCAACGAGAATAGCTAAAGTCGTTGCAGAAGAGCTCCACTCTAATGGCTTTGAAGAAGTAATAATTGCAGATTCTCACGGGCCAATGGTCAATGTAATTCCAGAGGAAATGCCAGAATTCGTTTCAATTGTCAGAGGCTTTCCAAGGCCGTTGAGCATGGTGGCATTTGCGAAGGGAAGTGACATTGCAGTATTCTTGGGATACCATGCAAAGGCAGGAACTGGATATGCAACTTTTGACCACACATATAGTGGGGCAACTATTGACAAGATCGAGATAAATGGGATTGAAGTCAGTGAGTTCTTAATGAATGCAATGCTCCTAGGGGAGTGGAACATACCTGTCGGCCTTGTTGCTGGAGATGAGGCATTAAGGGAAGATACGAAATATACCCCCTGGACTGAGTTCATAGCACTAAAGAAAGCAAGCGGAAGATATTCCGCATTGAGTCCTGCAATTAAAGTCATAGAAGAGAACCTCCGAGAAGGAGTTAAAAGAGCTGTAGACAAACTCAAAAAGAACGAACTGAAACCATTGAAAGTGGAAAAGCCTGTTAAGGTAAATGTCAGGTTTTTAAACAGCGCTTATGCTGAAGTTGCCGAACTACTCCCAATTGTTGAGAGAACTGGAGGAAAAGAAGTACAGTTTTCAGCAGATAGTGTAGAAGATGCCTACAAGATATTAGAAGTCCTTATATTTGCAGCTGCTGGAGTTTCCTACATAACTTCTAGATAG
- a CDS encoding TrpB-like pyridoxal phosphate-dependent enzyme yields MKVVLPDGKIPRRWYNILPDLPEPLAPPLDPETNEPIDPEKLKRIFAEELVKQEMSTERYIEIPKEVRELYAKIGRPTPLFRATNLEKILDTPARIYFKYEGATVTGSHKINTALAQAYYAKKQGIERLVTETGAGQWGTALSLAGALIGLKIRVYMARASYYQKPYRKTLMRIYGAEIYPSPSENTEVGRKFLKEDPNHPGSLGIAISEAIEDVLKDDKARYSLGSVLNHVLMHQTVIGLEAKEQMKEFEEPDIIIGCVGGGSNFAGLAYPFVKDVLDGKSEYEFIAVEPRAAPSMTRGVYTYDYGDSGRLTPKMKMHTLGHTYYVPPIHAGGLRYHGLAPTLSILINHGIVKPIAYHQTEVFEAATLFAKAEGIVPAPESAHAVKAAIDKALEAKKEGKEVVILFNLSGHGLLDLKGYEDFLDGKLEDYEPEEFPILKEVSKS; encoded by the coding sequence ATGAAAGTAGTTCTCCCAGATGGTAAAATACCCAGGAGATGGTACAATATACTTCCCGACCTTCCAGAGCCACTAGCCCCTCCGCTAGACCCAGAGACGAATGAGCCAATAGACCCAGAGAAACTGAAGAGGATTTTTGCAGAAGAGTTAGTTAAGCAAGAAATGAGCACTGAAAGGTATATAGAGATCCCCAAGGAAGTGAGAGAGCTCTATGCAAAAATAGGAAGACCAACACCATTATTTAGGGCTACTAACTTAGAGAAGATTCTAGATACACCCGCAAGAATCTACTTTAAGTACGAAGGGGCAACCGTTACTGGAAGTCATAAAATAAACACTGCCCTCGCACAGGCATATTATGCAAAGAAGCAGGGAATAGAAAGATTAGTGACCGAAACTGGTGCAGGACAGTGGGGAACAGCATTAAGTTTGGCTGGTGCACTCATAGGGCTTAAAATTAGGGTCTATATGGCCAGAGCAAGTTACTACCAGAAGCCCTACAGAAAGACATTGATGAGGATTTATGGAGCTGAGATATACCCAAGTCCCAGCGAAAACACAGAAGTCGGAAGGAAGTTTTTAAAAGAGGATCCAAATCATCCTGGTAGCTTAGGAATAGCGATAAGTGAAGCTATAGAGGACGTTTTGAAGGATGACAAGGCAAGATACTCACTTGGAAGTGTGCTCAACCACGTTTTGATGCACCAAACCGTAATCGGGCTAGAAGCAAAAGAACAGATGAAAGAGTTTGAAGAGCCAGATATAATAATAGGGTGTGTTGGAGGAGGGAGTAACTTCGCGGGTCTAGCATATCCCTTCGTAAAGGATGTCTTAGATGGGAAAAGTGAGTACGAATTTATAGCCGTCGAGCCAAGGGCAGCACCTTCAATGACCAGGGGAGTCTACACATACGATTACGGAGATTCAGGGAGACTAACACCAAAAATGAAAATGCATACCCTAGGACATACATACTACGTTCCACCAATCCATGCAGGAGGATTGAGATATCATGGCCTAGCCCCCACCCTTAGTATCCTAATAAACCATGGAATTGTAAAACCAATTGCCTATCATCAAACAGAAGTGTTTGAGGCTGCAACTCTATTTGCGAAGGCTGAAGGGATAGTTCCAGCACCCGAAAGTGCTCACGCCGTCAAGGCAGCAATAGATAAAGCATTAGAGGCAAAAAAGGAGGGTAAGGAAGTCGTTATTCTATTCAACCTAAGTGGACATGGCTTGCTCGATTTGAAGGGTTACGAAGACTTCCTTGATGGTAAGCTTGAAGATTATGAACCAGAGGAGTTTCCAATATTAAAAGAGGTCTCTAAATCTTAA
- the prf1 gene encoding peptide chain release factor aRF-1 — MVHRDAQLYELKKKIDELKKIRGRGTELISLYIPAGYDLSKVMQQLREEYSTAQNIKSKTTRKNVLGALERAMQHLKLYKKTPENGLALFVGNVSEMEGTTDIRLWAIIPPEPLNVRLYRCDQTFVTEPLEEMLRVKDAYGLITVEKNEATIGILRGKRIEVIDELTSNVPGKTRAGGQSARRYERIREQETHEFMKRIGEHANRAFLPLLEKGELKGIIVGGPGPTKEEFVEGDYLHHELKKKIIGVVDISYHGEYGLRELVAKASDILRDHEVIRERKLVNEFLKHIVKDTGLATYGEREVRRALELGAVDTLLISEGYNKVRVRAKCNNCGWEELKTMSEEDFEVYKRKLTRCPKCGSQNISFEKWDVAEELIKMAEEAGSDVEIISLDTEEGQQFYRAFGGLGALLRFKI, encoded by the coding sequence ATGGTTCACCGTGACGCTCAACTTTATGAACTAAAGAAGAAGATTGACGAGCTAAAGAAAATTAGAGGGCGAGGAACTGAGTTAATATCCCTCTATATTCCAGCGGGATATGATTTGAGTAAAGTCATGCAACAACTCAGAGAAGAGTATAGCACAGCCCAGAACATAAAATCAAAAACAACTAGAAAGAACGTGCTGGGGGCCCTAGAAAGAGCAATGCAGCATCTCAAACTTTACAAAAAAACTCCAGAAAATGGACTTGCTCTGTTCGTTGGGAACGTTAGTGAGATGGAGGGAACGACTGATATTAGATTGTGGGCAATAATTCCTCCAGAGCCTCTGAATGTGAGACTCTATCGATGTGACCAGACGTTTGTTACAGAGCCACTCGAAGAAATGCTTAGGGTGAAGGATGCCTATGGATTAATTACAGTGGAGAAAAATGAGGCTACGATAGGTATTCTTAGGGGTAAAAGAATTGAAGTTATTGATGAGCTCACTTCAAATGTCCCAGGTAAAACCAGGGCAGGTGGTCAGTCTGCAAGGCGTTATGAGAGGATAAGGGAGCAGGAAACTCATGAATTTATGAAGAGGATCGGAGAGCACGCTAACAGAGCGTTTCTTCCGCTCCTTGAAAAAGGGGAGCTTAAGGGTATTATAGTAGGGGGCCCAGGACCGACAAAGGAGGAATTCGTTGAGGGAGATTACCTACACCACGAACTTAAGAAGAAAATAATTGGAGTAGTAGACATTAGTTATCATGGTGAATACGGGCTCAGGGAATTAGTTGCTAAGGCCTCTGACATTCTTAGGGATCACGAGGTAATAAGGGAGAGGAAACTTGTAAATGAGTTCTTGAAGCACATAGTCAAAGACACCGGTCTAGCCACATATGGTGAAAGGGAAGTGAGAAGAGCGCTTGAATTGGGAGCCGTTGACACTTTACTGATTAGTGAGGGATATAACAAGGTCAGGGTTAGGGCTAAATGTAACAACTGTGGTTGGGAAGAGCTGAAAACCATGAGCGAGGAAGACTTCGAAGTCTACAAGAGAAAGTTGACAAGATGTCCGAAGTGTGGAAGTCAGAACATATCATTTGAAAAGTGGGACGTTGCGGAAGAACTAATAAAAATGGCAGAGGAAGCGGGGTCAGATGTGGAAATAATCTCCCTTGACACCGAGGAAGGACAGCAGTTCTATCGAGCCTTTGGTGGATTGGGGGCGTTGCTTAGATTTAAGATTTAG